The following is a genomic window from Clostridium sp..
TTTTAATGAATGTGAAAGTAATTTAAATAAATTGATAAATATGTTTGAGAATTGACATAGGGAGGATAAAATGGGAAAGGTAGCATTTTTGTTTTCGGGACAGGGAGCCCAATATGTGGGAATGGGAAAAGAACTTTATGACGAGGTAAAACCTGCAAGGAGGATATTTGAAGTTGCAGATGAAACTTTGGGAGTTTCTATAAGTGACATGTGTTTTTCAGGGCCTAAAGAGGATCTGGACAGAACTGAAAATACTCAGCCGGCAATTTTAACTACAAGTGTAGCTGCACTTAGAGCTTTGGAGGATCATGGCATAAAACCGGACATTACAGCAGGATTGAGTCTTGGAGAATATTCTGCACTTGTTTCAAGTGGTACACTTAAATTTGAAGATGCAGTTGTCTTGGTGAAAAAGAGAGGCAGATACATGCAGGAGGCCGTACCTGAAGGTATTGGAGCCATGTCTGCTATTATGGGCCTGGATACTGACAAGGTCCAGGATGTATGCAGCCGGTGTTCCAGTTTGGGAATCGTTGAAATAACCAATTTGAACTGTCCCGGACAGGTCGTAATTTCGGGAGAGAAAAAGCCGGTAAAAGAGGCTTCCGGATTGGCCCTGGAGAGAGGTGCGAGGAAAGTCATAGAACTTTCTGTAAGTGGGCCTTTTCATACTTCCATGATGAAACCTGCTGCAGAAAAACTTGAGAGACAGCTGGAGAGCATAACTTTTTCAAGCTTTGAAATACCGGTTATTACAAATGTAACAGGTGATATAATAGAAGATGAAGTCCACATTAAGGATTATTTGAAAAGACAGGTAATGAGTACGGTCTATTTTGAAAGAACCATACGCAATATGATTGATACCGGAGTAGACACTTTTGTGGAAATAGGTCCTGGAAGGGTACTAAGTGGTTTTGTGAGGAAAGTTGATAGAAAGGCTGCTGTATTGAATGTTCAGGATGTCAAATCTTTGAACTCTACTATAGAAAAATTAAAGGATAGAATAGGAGTAGATTGAATGAAGGGTATAGAGGGAAAAGTTGCTGTGGTTACAGGGGCATCAAGGGGAATAGGAAGATCTATTGCACTTAAACTTGCGGAAGAAGGGGCAGACATAGTAGTAAATTATAGAAAGGATTCAAGTCCCCTGGCTGAACTTGTAGAGCAGATTGAGAAATTCGGGCGCAGGGCTGTTGTGGTACAGGGCGACGTAAGCCTATTTGATGATGCCAGGAAGATAATTCAGGCAGCAGTTGAAAATTTTCAGACTGTGGATATACTTGTAAATAATGCGGGAATAACAAAAGATGGATTGATACTGAGAATGAAGGAATCGGATTTTGATAAGGTGATAGAAGTTAATTTGAAGGGAACATTCAACTGTATAAGGCATGTAAGTCCTATTATGGTAAAGAAGAGAAGCGGAAAAATAATAAATATATCTTCCGTAGTCGGCATAACAGGGAATGCCGGTCAGGCAAATTATTCTGCGGCAAAGGCAGGAATAATAGGATTGACTAAATCCGCAGCCAGGGAACTTGCAGTTCGAGGTATAAATGTAAATGCAATAGCTCCGGGCTTTATAAAAACAAGTATGACGGAAGTTCTTTCAGACAAGGTTAAAGAAGGTATATTGTCAGGCATACCTCTCAGAAGAATTGGAACTGCAGAGGATGTGGCCGAAGCAGCAGCATTTTTGGCTTCCGCAGGTTCTGATTATATTACAGGCCAGGTAATAAACATAGATGGTGGAATGGTAATGTAGGAATATAGGCTGTTTAAAATTGATTTAAGGTTGGTGAAATATATGAAAAATAGAGTTGTAATTACAGGACTTGGAGCAATTACACCTGTGGGAAATGATGCCAATACTTTTTGGCATAATATAAAAAGCGGAGTTTGTGGAATTGATTTTATCAAGGGATTTGATACGGAAGGCTTCAAGGCAAAATTGGGAGCAGAAGTCAAGGACTTTGATCCGATAGAAGCTTTGGGAAGAAGAGAAGCAAGAAGATTGGATAGATTTTCTCAATTTGCACTGGTTGCAGCAGATGAAGCGGTGAAAGACTCAAAGCTTGAAATAGACAATATGGATAAGAGCAGGATCGGGGTTGTAGTTGGTTCCGGAATAGGTGGAATAGGAACTATAGAAAAAGAAAATGAAACGCTTATAAAAAAAGGCCCAAATAGAATTCACCCACTTTTCATACCTATGATTATAGGGAATATGGCAGCAGGCAACATAGCTATAAAATATGGTACCAGGGGTATATGTACTACAGTTGTTACAGCTTGTGCTACAAGTACGAATTGTATTGGAGAAGCATACAGGATGATTCAAAATGGACTGGCGGATGTAATAATTGCAGGAGGTGCTGAGGCATCCATAACACCTCTGTCCATAGCGGGCTTCATATCCTTAACAGCACTCAGCAAAAGTACTGATCCCAAAAGGGCATCTATTCCCTTTGACAGGGAAAGAAACGGATTTGTCATGGGGGAAGGTTCAGGAATTGTAATACTTGAATCACTGGAGCATGCAAAAAATAGAAATGCACGAATATATTCGGAAGTAGCTGGATACGGCTCAACTTGTGATGCCTATCATATAACGGCGGTGGATCCTTCAGGAGAAGGAGCAGCAGCTGCAATGGAAGCTGCTATTAAAGAAGCAGGAATAGATAAAAGTGACGTATCATACATAAATGCACATGGAACAAGTACCGTATCCAATGACAAAGGGGAGACATTTGCCATAAAGAGGTTATTTGGAAATGTTTCCAAAAATATACCGGTAAGTTCAACCAAGTCCATGACGGGACACTTGCTTGGAGCAGCAGGTGCTGTTGAAGCAATAGTATGCGCCAAGTCACTTGAAGAAGGTTTTATTCCTCCTACTATCGGATATAGGGAAAAAGATGAGGAATGTGATCTTGATTATGTTCCCAATGTAGGTAGAAAGGCAGATGTTGAATATGCAATGTCAAACTCTTTTGGATTTGGCGGACACAATGCCGTAATTTTATTAAAAAAATGGAGTGAGTAATATGGATTTTAAGGCAATTGAAGATATGATACATGTAATGGATAATTCAAGCCTTGGATACTTGGAAGTTAAATGGGATGAAATCTCAATAGTAATGAAAAAGAAGGGTGAATCGGGAGTAGTTAAATCATCTGTCAGCGAAGCAACAAAAGTAAGGAATGATTCAGGCGAGGTTGAAATTTTCAATGAGACAGATGAAAAATTGGATCCGGCAGAGAAAAATTATAAGACTCAGGAGAAAGAAGAAGCTGAGGAAGACAAGAATATAAAAGAAATCACATCACCTATAGTCGGTACGTTTTACGATAAAGCAGCTCCTGATAAGCCTGAGTATGTAAATATTGGAGACAAGGTAAAAAAAGGTGATGTACTGTGTATAATAGAGGCAATGAAGATTATGAATGAAATACAAAGTGATGTTGACGGTGAAATTGTAGACGTACTTGTAAAAAATGAAGAAATGGTAGAATACGGACAGCGATTGTTCAAGATAAAGGTAAACAGCTGAATATGTGTTTATAAGGGTGTATATCATAAAACAAATAAATGGTAAAATCTATATTATGTCGGATTAAGCTTTCAGGAGGAAATTATGGAGAATACGGATTTTAATGTGAAGTTGGGTATGGAAGAAATCAAGAAGATTATTCCGCATAGATATCCATTTTTACTTATAGACAGGGTAACTTACATGGAACCAGGGAAAAAAGTAATTGCTTATAAAAATGTAACGGCAAATGAATATTTTTTTCAGGGACATTTCCCGGAGATGCCTGTAATGCCAGGTGTACTTATAATAGAAGCATTGGCTCAAGCAGGAGCTGTAGCTATATTGAGCAAGGATGAGTTTAAAAACAAGATAGCATTTTTCGGCGGCATAAATAAAGCTAAATTCAGGCATATGGTGGTACCGGGTGATACGTTGACTCTAACCGTTGAGATATTGAAGATAAAAGGGCCTGCAGGTATAGGAAAGGCAACTGCCTATGTAGAAGAAAAAAAGGCCGCTGAAGCAGAATTGATGTTTATGATAGGAGACAAAAACTAGAGTATTAGGAGTTGAATTTTTAAAGTGTTTAGTAAAATTTTAATTGCAAACAGGGGTGAAATAGCTGTAAGGATAATAAGGGCCTGCAGGGAAATGGGAATTCAAACTGTAGCTGTCTACTCGGAAGCCGATAGAAATGCCCTTCACGTCCAGATGGCTGACGAGGCAATCTGTATAGGGGCTGCTGCACCTAAAGACAGTTATCTAAACGTTCAGAACATAATAAGTGCTACTGTTTTATCAGGAGCCCAGGCAATTCACCCCGGCTTTGGATTCCTGTCTGAAAACAGCAAGTTTGCCAGAATATGCAGAGAGTGCAATATTACTTTCATAGGTCCAAGTCCGGAATGTATTGAAGACATGGGTAACAAGTCAAATGCCAGAGAGATAATGATAAAGTCAGGAATACCTGTTATACCTGGTTCTGACGGGGCTATTCTGGATGAAGAGGACCTTATTGAAACTGCAAGAAATATTGGTTATCCTGTTATGATAAAAGCGTCTGCAGGAGGTGGCGGCAGAGGAATAAGGATTGTATACAAAGAAGAGGATATTATAAAAAATTATCAAAATGCAAAAGCTGAAGCAAAGGCGGCGTTTGGTGATGATACTATATACCTGGAGAAATTTGTTGAAAAACCCAAGCATATTGAATTTCAGATACTTGGGGATGACTTTGGCAATGTAGTGTATCTTGGTGAGAGAGATTGTTCCATGCAGAGAAGAAACCAGAAGCTTATGGAAGAATCACCCAGCCCCATAATGACGGAGGAACTCAGAAAAGCAATGGGAGAAACTGCGGTTAAAGCTGCAGAGGCAGTGGGTTATAATAATGCAGGTACTATAGAGTTTCTTCTGGATAAAGATAAAAACTATTATTTCATGGAGATGAATACTAGAATTCAGGTGGAGCATCCCATAACTGAGATGGTAACGCAAATAGATCTTGTAAAGGAACAGATCAAAATCTCCGCAGGAGAACCACTCGGGTTCTCACAGGAGGAAATATGCATAAATGGTCATGCAATAGAGTGCAGAATAAATGCGGAAAATGTCAGCAGGGATTTTATGCCTTGTCCTGGCAGGATTACGGACATATATGTTCCAGGTGGATTTAATGTCAGAGTTGACAGTGCAGTTTATGCCGGCTATGAAATACCTCCATACTATGATTCTATGATAGCTAAGCTTATAGTATATGGAAAGAGCAGGCAGGAGGCAATTGCAATCATGAGAAGGGCTCTGGGGGAATTCATAATAGAAGGTGTCAGTACTAATATAGATTTTCAGTATGATCTTGTTAATAG
Proteins encoded in this region:
- the fabF gene encoding beta-ketoacyl-ACP synthase II — its product is MKNRVVITGLGAITPVGNDANTFWHNIKSGVCGIDFIKGFDTEGFKAKLGAEVKDFDPIEALGRREARRLDRFSQFALVAADEAVKDSKLEIDNMDKSRIGVVVGSGIGGIGTIEKENETLIKKGPNRIHPLFIPMIIGNMAAGNIAIKYGTRGICTTVVTACATSTNCIGEAYRMIQNGLADVIIAGGAEASITPLSIAGFISLTALSKSTDPKRASIPFDRERNGFVMGEGSGIVILESLEHAKNRNARIYSEVAGYGSTCDAYHITAVDPSGEGAAAAMEAAIKEAGIDKSDVSYINAHGTSTVSNDKGETFAIKRLFGNVSKNIPVSSTKSMTGHLLGAAGAVEAIVCAKSLEEGFIPPTIGYREKDEECDLDYVPNVGRKADVEYAMSNSFGFGGHNAVILLKKWSE
- the fabG gene encoding 3-oxoacyl-[acyl-carrier-protein] reductase; this encodes MKGIEGKVAVVTGASRGIGRSIALKLAEEGADIVVNYRKDSSPLAELVEQIEKFGRRAVVVQGDVSLFDDARKIIQAAVENFQTVDILVNNAGITKDGLILRMKESDFDKVIEVNLKGTFNCIRHVSPIMVKKRSGKIINISSVVGITGNAGQANYSAAKAGIIGLTKSAARELAVRGINVNAIAPGFIKTSMTEVLSDKVKEGILSGIPLRRIGTAEDVAEAAAFLASAGSDYITGQVINIDGGMVM
- the fabD gene encoding ACP S-malonyltransferase — translated: MGKVAFLFSGQGAQYVGMGKELYDEVKPARRIFEVADETLGVSISDMCFSGPKEDLDRTENTQPAILTTSVAALRALEDHGIKPDITAGLSLGEYSALVSSGTLKFEDAVVLVKKRGRYMQEAVPEGIGAMSAIMGLDTDKVQDVCSRCSSLGIVEITNLNCPGQVVISGEKKPVKEASGLALERGARKVIELSVSGPFHTSMMKPAAEKLERQLESITFSSFEIPVITNVTGDIIEDEVHIKDYLKRQVMSTVYFERTIRNMIDTGVDTFVEIGPGRVLSGFVRKVDRKAAVLNVQDVKSLNSTIEKLKDRIGVD
- a CDS encoding acetyl-CoA carboxylase biotin carboxylase subunit, which encodes MFSKILIANRGEIAVRIIRACREMGIQTVAVYSEADRNALHVQMADEAICIGAAAPKDSYLNVQNIISATVLSGAQAIHPGFGFLSENSKFARICRECNITFIGPSPECIEDMGNKSNAREIMIKSGIPVIPGSDGAILDEEDLIETARNIGYPVMIKASAGGGGRGIRIVYKEEDIIKNYQNAKAEAKAAFGDDTIYLEKFVEKPKHIEFQILGDDFGNVVYLGERDCSMQRRNQKLMEESPSPIMTEELRKAMGETAVKAAEAVGYNNAGTIEFLLDKDKNYYFMEMNTRIQVEHPITEMVTQIDLVKEQIKISAGEPLGFSQEEICINGHAIECRINAENVSRDFMPCPGRITDIYVPGGFNVRVDSAVYAGYEIPPYYDSMIAKLIVYGKSRQEAIAIMRRALGEFIIEGVSTNIDFQYDLVNSEEFITGTYDTKYVEKFIEELS
- the fabZ gene encoding 3-hydroxyacyl-ACP dehydratase FabZ; amino-acid sequence: MENTDFNVKLGMEEIKKIIPHRYPFLLIDRVTYMEPGKKVIAYKNVTANEYFFQGHFPEMPVMPGVLIIEALAQAGAVAILSKDEFKNKIAFFGGINKAKFRHMVVPGDTLTLTVEILKIKGPAGIGKATAYVEEKKAAEAELMFMIGDKN
- the accB gene encoding acetyl-CoA carboxylase biotin carboxyl carrier protein; translation: MDFKAIEDMIHVMDNSSLGYLEVKWDEISIVMKKKGESGVVKSSVSEATKVRNDSGEVEIFNETDEKLDPAEKNYKTQEKEEAEEDKNIKEITSPIVGTFYDKAAPDKPEYVNIGDKVKKGDVLCIIEAMKIMNEIQSDVDGEIVDVLVKNEEMVEYGQRLFKIKVNS